A window from Corynebacterium urealyticum DSM 7109 encodes these proteins:
- a CDS encoding acetyl-CoA hydrolase/transferase family protein: MTDRIAHEQLKSKVMSAEEAAQFVNNGDKVGMSGFTGAGYPKALPTAIANKAKDAHSRGEDFKIDVFTGASTAPDCDGVLAEAEAVNYRAPYASDPIMRKAINAGEMKYQDIHLSHMGLQVEQGFFGKFDVAIIEAVRITEEGNIVPSSAVGNNVEYINAADKVIIEINEWQSEDLEGMHDIWSMPALPNRTPIPINKPGDRIGTTYIPIESSKVVAVVKTNAPDRNAPFKPVDETSEQIAGHFLDLLEGEVKAGRLTYDGYIMQSGVGNVPNAVMAGLLDSKFENIQAYTEVIQDGMLDLIDAGKMTVASATSFALSPEYAEKMNAEAKKYRESIILRPQQISNHPEVVRRTGLISSNGMIEADIYGNVNSTNVSGSRIMNGIGGSGDFTRNAFLSTFISGTIAKDGAISTIVPFASHIDHTEHDAMVIITERGYADLRGLAPRDRVKKMIEIAHPDYQPLLEEYYERAKSKGTGLQTPHDLATAFDFHINLAEKGSMKG; the protein is encoded by the coding sequence ATGACAGATCGCATTGCCCATGAGCAGCTCAAGTCCAAGGTGATGAGCGCCGAGGAGGCGGCACAGTTCGTCAATAATGGCGACAAGGTCGGCATGTCCGGCTTTACCGGTGCCGGCTACCCGAAGGCCCTCCCCACCGCCATCGCTAATAAGGCGAAGGACGCCCACTCCCGTGGCGAGGACTTCAAGATCGACGTCTTCACGGGTGCTTCCACGGCCCCGGACTGTGATGGTGTGCTCGCCGAGGCAGAGGCCGTCAACTACCGCGCGCCTTATGCTTCCGACCCGATCATGCGCAAGGCCATCAACGCTGGCGAGATGAAGTACCAGGACATCCACCTCTCCCACATGGGTTTGCAGGTGGAGCAGGGCTTCTTCGGCAAGTTTGATGTCGCCATCATCGAGGCCGTTCGCATCACTGAGGAGGGCAACATCGTGCCGTCCTCCGCGGTGGGTAACAACGTTGAGTACATCAACGCCGCGGACAAGGTCATCATCGAGATCAACGAGTGGCAGTCCGAGGATCTCGAGGGCATGCACGACATCTGGTCGATGCCGGCGCTGCCGAACCGCACCCCGATCCCGATCAACAAGCCGGGCGACCGCATCGGTACCACCTACATCCCGATCGAGTCCTCCAAGGTTGTCGCGGTCGTGAAGACCAACGCGCCGGACCGCAACGCTCCGTTCAAGCCGGTGGACGAGACCTCCGAGCAGATCGCTGGCCACTTCCTCGACCTGCTCGAGGGTGAGGTGAAGGCCGGCCGCCTGACCTACGACGGCTACATCATGCAGTCCGGCGTGGGTAACGTCCCTAACGCCGTGATGGCGGGCCTGCTGGACTCCAAGTTCGAGAACATCCAGGCCTACACCGAGGTCATTCAGGACGGCATGCTCGACCTGATCGACGCGGGCAAGATGACCGTTGCTTCCGCAACTTCCTTCGCTCTCTCCCCGGAGTACGCGGAGAAGATGAACGCAGAGGCGAAGAAGTACCGCGAGTCCATCATCCTGCGCCCGCAGCAGATCTCTAACCACCCAGAGGTTGTGCGCCGCACGGGCCTGATTTCCTCCAACGGCATGATCGAGGCGGACATCTACGGCAACGTGAACTCCACGAACGTCTCCGGCTCCCGCATCATGAACGGCATTGGCGGTTCCGGTGACTTCACCCGAAACGCCTTCCTGTCGACCTTCATCTCGGGCACGATCGCCAAGGACGGCGCGATCTCCACGATCGTTCCTTTCGCATCCCACATCGACCACACCGAGCACGACGCCATGGTCATCATCACCGAGCGTGGCTACGCCGACCTGCGTGGCCTGGCGCCGCGCGACCGTGTGAAGAAGATGATCGAGATCGCTCACCCGGATTACCAGCCGCTGCTGGAGGAGTACTACGAGCGCGCGAAGTCCAAGGGCACTGGCCTGCAGACCCCGCACGATCTGGCCACCGCTTTTGATTTCCACATCAACCTGGCGGAGAAGGGCAGCATGAAGGGCTAG
- the dusB gene encoding tRNA dihydrouridine synthase DusB, whose protein sequence is MVTVTSSIETKQQGLSIGTLKLDSPVVLAPMAGVTNVAFRTLCREQERERMGSVAGLYVCEMVTARALVERNPKTLHMTTFAPDEDPRSLQLYTTDPKYTYEAAKMIVDENMADHIDMNFGCPMPKVTRRGGGAALPYKRRLFGNIVAAAVKATEGTDIPVTVKMRIGIDDEHRTHLDAGRIAADEGAAAVALHGRTAAQRYAGDADWSEIARLVEHMDGRVPVLGNGDIFKATDARAMMDQTGCDGVVVGRGCLGRPWLFAELSAELRGLPVPAEPPLGEVARIIMRHAELLAEHDGEDRACRDLRKHMTWYMRGFPAGGELRRSLSKVSSLAELREVLDPIWDSEALANDADGARGRQGSPAKVQLPDGWLDDPEDETVPVGADIENSGG, encoded by the coding sequence ATGGTCACCGTGACTAGCAGCATCGAAACCAAGCAGCAGGGCCTCAGCATCGGAACGCTGAAGCTCGACAGCCCCGTCGTCCTCGCCCCAATGGCAGGCGTGACGAACGTGGCCTTCCGCACCCTCTGCCGCGAGCAGGAACGGGAGCGCATGGGCTCCGTCGCGGGCCTCTATGTCTGCGAGATGGTGACCGCCCGCGCGCTCGTGGAGCGCAACCCCAAAACGCTCCACATGACCACCTTCGCTCCGGACGAAGACCCCCGCAGCCTGCAGCTGTACACCACCGATCCGAAGTACACCTACGAAGCAGCCAAGATGATCGTCGATGAGAACATGGCTGACCACATCGATATGAACTTCGGCTGCCCCATGCCCAAGGTCACCCGCCGCGGCGGTGGCGCGGCCCTGCCCTACAAGCGGCGCCTCTTCGGCAACATCGTCGCCGCCGCCGTTAAAGCCACGGAGGGGACGGACATTCCCGTCACCGTGAAGATGCGTATCGGCATCGACGACGAGCACCGCACCCACCTCGACGCCGGACGCATCGCTGCCGACGAGGGAGCCGCCGCCGTCGCCCTGCACGGACGCACCGCCGCGCAGCGTTATGCCGGCGACGCCGACTGGAGCGAGATCGCCCGCCTCGTGGAGCACATGGACGGCCGGGTCCCGGTGCTGGGCAACGGCGATATCTTCAAGGCCACCGACGCCCGCGCCATGATGGATCAGACCGGCTGCGACGGCGTGGTCGTGGGCCGTGGCTGCCTGGGTCGGCCGTGGCTCTTTGCCGAGCTCTCCGCCGAGCTGCGCGGCCTGCCGGTGCCCGCTGAGCCACCCCTGGGCGAGGTGGCGCGCATCATCATGCGGCATGCCGAGCTCCTCGCGGAGCACGACGGCGAGGATCGCGCCTGCCGCGACCTGCGCAAGCACATGACCTGGTACATGCGCGGCTTCCCGGCTGGCGGCGAGCTGCGTCGCAGCCTCTCGAAGGTCAGCTCCCTGGCCGAGCTGCGCGAGGTACTCGACCCCATCTGGGACTCGGAGGCTCTCGCCAACGACGCCGACGGCGCGCGCGGCCGCCAGGGTTCCCCCGCGAAGGTGCAGCTGCCCGATGGCTGGCTCGACGATCCCGAAGACGAGACCGTGCCGGTGGGTGCCGATATCGAAAACAGCGGCGGCTAG